One Bombus huntii isolate Logan2020A chromosome 12, iyBomHunt1.1, whole genome shotgun sequence DNA segment encodes these proteins:
- the LOC126872196 gene encoding tripartite motif-containing protein 2-like isoform X1: MLVGRSRGHPHSIRIISSLVVLPAVDAGENVRSCKTTRLGERMVSMSSMLVETVSINYEDFNESFLTCGTCLCVYDGGEHTPKLLPCSHTVCLHCLTRIAASQTRETGAFRCPICRELITIPRGGVAALPPSFLVNQLLDLMSRQRREVIPKCSVHINQELLFCETCDTVFCTVCTGGNHAGTSPGCTEHTIIPFSIAIKRMSEILLYKANECISKLTQAQDSVNTELQRLEASTERCLSAVDTEFAEIISKIERRRSELQAAVTAAARDKKHVLEEQHALIEAEKNKVQRECEGLQYQVEVRNITQRIGSLSDQLDAASALSEPKENAFITFEFNHNNALSQLEEALNNLGRVRSSTTLPGLCRARLKDPAIAKLQAAVIVETIDYHGHPRNVGGDLIAAELTLADSIHSENQSSNIDTEIIDLENGTYEVLFRPPSASRYILKLSVFERPIKDYPLFFDATEHNEPIKIYGRRGIGKDEFHQPVAVAVDDDGMIYILDTGNSRIKVLNCDLEFQRHITNEGLEGRSCTGIGISQQGIVVVNWRTRKVTEMSSLGDTIKSFSHNAFQEPIDVAVDRSYGHILVADNGQSCVFVFDSDGKILFQVGKRSTFKLITSVTVGPNGEIVVADSRIQVFSAKGDFSEEIYSEGKGRGTYGGLAVDAEGRILGTRTDKGRSIIQVLKLGGGNILTEIDSHSSKLRRPSGIAVLPDNHLVVVDLGNDCIKKYRYW; the protein is encoded by the exons aTGTTGGTAGGCCGCAGCCGCGGGCACCCGCATAGTATACGTATTATTTCGTCCCTGGTAGTGCTGCCGGCTGTGGATGCAGGCGAGAACGTGCGCAGCTGTAAAAC gACACGGCTAGGGGAGAGGATGGTTAGTATGAGCTCTATGCTCGTGGAAACAGTTAGTATAAACTATGAAGATTTTAATGAAAGTTTTTTAACATGCGGCACATGTCTTTGTGTTTATGATGGTGGAGAACATACTCCCAAATTATTACCATGTTCACACACG GTATGTTTACATTGCTTAACAAGAATTGCTGCGTCTCAGACTCGCGAGACCGGTGCCTTTCGATGTCCTATTTGCAGAGAATTAATAACAATTCCTCGTGGTGGAGTAGCTGCTTTACCACCTAGTTTCCTAGTGAATCAATTACTTGATCTCATGTCCAGACAAAGACGGGAG GTTATTCCAAAATGTTCAGTCCACATAAATCAAGAATTGTTATTTTGTGAAACATGTGATACAGTGTTCTGTACAGTATGTACAGGTGGTAATCATGCAGGAACATCTCCAGGATGTACTGAACATACTATCATACCATTTAGTATTGCAATAAAGAGGATGTCTGAGATCTTGCTCTATAAAGCTAATGAATGTATATCCAAG TTAACACAAGCTCAAGATTCTGTGAATACAGAATTACAACGTTTGGAAGCTTCAACAGAGAGGTGTTTGAGTGCCGTAGATACTGAATTTGCTGAAATTATATCAAAAATTGAAAGGAGACGTTCAGAATTACAAGCAGCTGTTACTGCTGCTGCAAGAGATAAGAAACATGTGTTAGAGGAACAACATGCTCTGATAGAAgctgaaaaaaataaagtgcaACGAGAATGTGAAGGCTTACAATATCAG GTTGAAGTTCGAAATATTACACAAAGAATTGGTAGTTTATCTGACCAACTCGATGCGGCATCAGCACTTAGTGAACCTAAAGAAAATGCTTTTATAACTTTTGAATTTAATCACAATAATGCTCTTTCTCAATTAGAGGAAGCTCTTAATAACTTGGGAAGAGTACGTTCTAGTACAACATTGCCAG gcTTATGCAGAGCCCGGTTAAAAGACCCCGCCATAGCGAAATTACAAGCAGCTGTAATAGTAGAAACTATTGACTATCATGGACATCCTAGAAATGTTGGAGGAGATCTTATTGCTGCAGAATTAACCTTAGCAGATAGTATCCATTCAGAAAACCAAAGTTCCAATATTGATACTGAAATTATAGATTTAGAAAATGGTACATACGAAGTATTGTTCCGACCCCCATCTGCAAGCCGCTATATCTTAAAGTTGTCAGTTTTCGAGCGACCTATTAAAGATTATCCTTTATTTTTTGATGCAACTGAACATAATGAACCTATTAAAATATATGGAAGACGAGGAATTGGGAAAGACGAATTTCATCAACCAGTTGCAGTTGCTGTTGATGATGATGGcatgatatatattttagaCACTGGGAATTCACGTATAAAG GTACTCAATTGTGATTTGGAGTTTCAAAGGCATATAACTAACGAAGGTCTTGAAGGACGTAGTTGTACAGGAATTGGTATTTCTCAACAAGGTATTGTTGTTGTCAATTGGAGAACGAGAAAAGTAACTGAAATGAGTTCTCTAGGAGACACTATTAAATCTTTTTCCCATAATGCATTTCAA GAACCCATTGATGTTGCAGTAGATAGAAGTTATGGTCATATACTTGTTGCAGATAATGGTCAAAGTTGTGTTTTTGTATTTGATTCTGATGGCAAAATTCTCTTTCAG gTTGGAAAAAGAAGTACATTCAAATTGATTACTTCTGTAACTGTTGGACCTAACGGTGAAATTGTAGTTGCTGATAGTCGTATACAAGTATTTTCCGCTAAAGGAGACTTTTCTGAGGAAATTTATTCAGAAGGCAAAG GAAGAGGTACTTATGGAGGCCTTGCTGTTGATGCAGAAGGCAGAATACTTGGAACTCGCACCGATAAAGGTCGCAGTATAATTCAAGTTTTAAAGTTAGGAGGAGGTAATATTTTAACTGAAATTGATTCGCATAGTTCAAAACTACGACGTCCTTCAGGTATTGCGGTACTACCTGACAATCACTTAGTAGTTGTAGACTTGGGAAATGAttgtataaagaaatatagaTACTGGTAA
- the LOC126872222 gene encoding chymotrypsin-2-like isoform X1: MFLFLYIFAIIAILEASGASINEVPKIVGGSVAEDGQYPYQASLRYKNRHFCGGSVLNERWVLTAAHCLSSFNDTSIAVVLGSNTLDKGGDVYQSEKIISHPKYSSILIRNDIGLIKVDKDIVFGDKVKPIALPNENFGKIDYPAVLSGWGTTSYPGQTPNDLYYIQLSVIDQKQCLNASFRVTNDNICTLNKRGEGACHGDSGGPLVADNEQIGVVSWGIPCARGRPDVFTRVYSYIDWIKDHIENKN, from the exons AtgtttttgtttctttatatCTTCGCCATTATAGCAATACTTGAAGCATCAg GCGCAAGTATAAATGAAGTTCCAAAAATCGTCGGCGGTTCTGTAGCAGAGGACGGACAATATCCGTATCAAGCCTCATTACGTTACAAAAATCGTCATTTTTGCGGAGGATCTGTACTGAACGAGAGATGGGTACTAACAGCTGCTCATTGTTTATCAAG TTTCAACGATACGTCCATAGCTGTCGTGTTAGGTTCCAATACTTTAGACAAAGGTGGCGACGTATATCAAtctgaaaaaataattagcCATCCAAAATACAGTTCTATATTGATTAGAAATGATATCGGACTGATCAAAGTGGACAAGGACATCGTTTTCGGAGACAAAGTGAAGCCCATCGCGTTACCTAATGAAAACTTCGGCAAAATAGATTATCCCGCTGTATTATCTGGTTGGGGAACTACTAGC TATCCCGGACAAACGCCGAACGATCTATATTACATACAGCTAAGTGTAATCGATCAAAAACAATGTTTAAACGCCAGCTTCCGTGTCACCAACGACAATATCTGCACACTTAACAAGAGAGGTGAAGGCGCTTGTCAC GGTGATTCCGGTGGCCCCTTAGTTGCCGACAATGAACAAATTGGAGTTGTATCCTGGGGAATACCATGTGCAAGAGGTCGACCGGATGTCTTCACCCGTGTCTACAGTTATATTGATTGGATCAAAGATCacatagaaaataagaattag
- the LOC126872196 gene encoding tripartite motif-containing protein 2-like isoform X2 → MEALRLAIQTRLGERMVSMSSMLVETVSINYEDFNESFLTCGTCLCVYDGGEHTPKLLPCSHTVCLHCLTRIAASQTRETGAFRCPICRELITIPRGGVAALPPSFLVNQLLDLMSRQRREVIPKCSVHINQELLFCETCDTVFCTVCTGGNHAGTSPGCTEHTIIPFSIAIKRMSEILLYKANECISKLTQAQDSVNTELQRLEASTERCLSAVDTEFAEIISKIERRRSELQAAVTAAARDKKHVLEEQHALIEAEKNKVQRECEGLQYQVEVRNITQRIGSLSDQLDAASALSEPKENAFITFEFNHNNALSQLEEALNNLGRVRSSTTLPGLCRARLKDPAIAKLQAAVIVETIDYHGHPRNVGGDLIAAELTLADSIHSENQSSNIDTEIIDLENGTYEVLFRPPSASRYILKLSVFERPIKDYPLFFDATEHNEPIKIYGRRGIGKDEFHQPVAVAVDDDGMIYILDTGNSRIKVLNCDLEFQRHITNEGLEGRSCTGIGISQQGIVVVNWRTRKVTEMSSLGDTIKSFSHNAFQEPIDVAVDRSYGHILVADNGQSCVFVFDSDGKILFQVGKRSTFKLITSVTVGPNGEIVVADSRIQVFSAKGDFSEEIYSEGKGRGTYGGLAVDAEGRILGTRTDKGRSIIQVLKLGGGNILTEIDSHSSKLRRPSGIAVLPDNHLVVVDLGNDCIKKYRYW, encoded by the exons ATGGAGGCACTGCGTTTAGCTATACA gACACGGCTAGGGGAGAGGATGGTTAGTATGAGCTCTATGCTCGTGGAAACAGTTAGTATAAACTATGAAGATTTTAATGAAAGTTTTTTAACATGCGGCACATGTCTTTGTGTTTATGATGGTGGAGAACATACTCCCAAATTATTACCATGTTCACACACG GTATGTTTACATTGCTTAACAAGAATTGCTGCGTCTCAGACTCGCGAGACCGGTGCCTTTCGATGTCCTATTTGCAGAGAATTAATAACAATTCCTCGTGGTGGAGTAGCTGCTTTACCACCTAGTTTCCTAGTGAATCAATTACTTGATCTCATGTCCAGACAAAGACGGGAG GTTATTCCAAAATGTTCAGTCCACATAAATCAAGAATTGTTATTTTGTGAAACATGTGATACAGTGTTCTGTACAGTATGTACAGGTGGTAATCATGCAGGAACATCTCCAGGATGTACTGAACATACTATCATACCATTTAGTATTGCAATAAAGAGGATGTCTGAGATCTTGCTCTATAAAGCTAATGAATGTATATCCAAG TTAACACAAGCTCAAGATTCTGTGAATACAGAATTACAACGTTTGGAAGCTTCAACAGAGAGGTGTTTGAGTGCCGTAGATACTGAATTTGCTGAAATTATATCAAAAATTGAAAGGAGACGTTCAGAATTACAAGCAGCTGTTACTGCTGCTGCAAGAGATAAGAAACATGTGTTAGAGGAACAACATGCTCTGATAGAAgctgaaaaaaataaagtgcaACGAGAATGTGAAGGCTTACAATATCAG GTTGAAGTTCGAAATATTACACAAAGAATTGGTAGTTTATCTGACCAACTCGATGCGGCATCAGCACTTAGTGAACCTAAAGAAAATGCTTTTATAACTTTTGAATTTAATCACAATAATGCTCTTTCTCAATTAGAGGAAGCTCTTAATAACTTGGGAAGAGTACGTTCTAGTACAACATTGCCAG gcTTATGCAGAGCCCGGTTAAAAGACCCCGCCATAGCGAAATTACAAGCAGCTGTAATAGTAGAAACTATTGACTATCATGGACATCCTAGAAATGTTGGAGGAGATCTTATTGCTGCAGAATTAACCTTAGCAGATAGTATCCATTCAGAAAACCAAAGTTCCAATATTGATACTGAAATTATAGATTTAGAAAATGGTACATACGAAGTATTGTTCCGACCCCCATCTGCAAGCCGCTATATCTTAAAGTTGTCAGTTTTCGAGCGACCTATTAAAGATTATCCTTTATTTTTTGATGCAACTGAACATAATGAACCTATTAAAATATATGGAAGACGAGGAATTGGGAAAGACGAATTTCATCAACCAGTTGCAGTTGCTGTTGATGATGATGGcatgatatatattttagaCACTGGGAATTCACGTATAAAG GTACTCAATTGTGATTTGGAGTTTCAAAGGCATATAACTAACGAAGGTCTTGAAGGACGTAGTTGTACAGGAATTGGTATTTCTCAACAAGGTATTGTTGTTGTCAATTGGAGAACGAGAAAAGTAACTGAAATGAGTTCTCTAGGAGACACTATTAAATCTTTTTCCCATAATGCATTTCAA GAACCCATTGATGTTGCAGTAGATAGAAGTTATGGTCATATACTTGTTGCAGATAATGGTCAAAGTTGTGTTTTTGTATTTGATTCTGATGGCAAAATTCTCTTTCAG gTTGGAAAAAGAAGTACATTCAAATTGATTACTTCTGTAACTGTTGGACCTAACGGTGAAATTGTAGTTGCTGATAGTCGTATACAAGTATTTTCCGCTAAAGGAGACTTTTCTGAGGAAATTTATTCAGAAGGCAAAG GAAGAGGTACTTATGGAGGCCTTGCTGTTGATGCAGAAGGCAGAATACTTGGAACTCGCACCGATAAAGGTCGCAGTATAATTCAAGTTTTAAAGTTAGGAGGAGGTAATATTTTAACTGAAATTGATTCGCATAGTTCAAAACTACGACGTCCTTCAGGTATTGCGGTACTACCTGACAATCACTTAGTAGTTGTAGACTTGGGAAATGAttgtataaagaaatatagaTACTGGTAA
- the LOC126872196 gene encoding tripartite motif-containing protein 2-like isoform X4 — MVSMSSMLVETVSINYEDFNESFLTCGTCLCVYDGGEHTPKLLPCSHTVCLHCLTRIAASQTRETGAFRCPICRELITIPRGGVAALPPSFLVNQLLDLMSRQRREVIPKCSVHINQELLFCETCDTVFCTVCTGGNHAGTSPGCTEHTIIPFSIAIKRMSEILLYKANECISKLTQAQDSVNTELQRLEASTERCLSAVDTEFAEIISKIERRRSELQAAVTAAARDKKHVLEEQHALIEAEKNKVQRECEGLQYQVEVRNITQRIGSLSDQLDAASALSEPKENAFITFEFNHNNALSQLEEALNNLGRVRSSTTLPGLCRARLKDPAIAKLQAAVIVETIDYHGHPRNVGGDLIAAELTLADSIHSENQSSNIDTEIIDLENGTYEVLFRPPSASRYILKLSVFERPIKDYPLFFDATEHNEPIKIYGRRGIGKDEFHQPVAVAVDDDGMIYILDTGNSRIKVLNCDLEFQRHITNEGLEGRSCTGIGISQQGIVVVNWRTRKVTEMSSLGDTIKSFSHNAFQEPIDVAVDRSYGHILVADNGQSCVFVFDSDGKILFQVGKRSTFKLITSVTVGPNGEIVVADSRIQVFSAKGDFSEEIYSEGKGRGTYGGLAVDAEGRILGTRTDKGRSIIQVLKLGGGNILTEIDSHSSKLRRPSGIAVLPDNHLVVVDLGNDCIKKYRYW, encoded by the exons ATGGTTAGTATGAGCTCTATGCTCGTGGAAACAGTTAGTATAAACTATGAAGATTTTAATGAAAGTTTTTTAACATGCGGCACATGTCTTTGTGTTTATGATGGTGGAGAACATACTCCCAAATTATTACCATGTTCACACACG GTATGTTTACATTGCTTAACAAGAATTGCTGCGTCTCAGACTCGCGAGACCGGTGCCTTTCGATGTCCTATTTGCAGAGAATTAATAACAATTCCTCGTGGTGGAGTAGCTGCTTTACCACCTAGTTTCCTAGTGAATCAATTACTTGATCTCATGTCCAGACAAAGACGGGAG GTTATTCCAAAATGTTCAGTCCACATAAATCAAGAATTGTTATTTTGTGAAACATGTGATACAGTGTTCTGTACAGTATGTACAGGTGGTAATCATGCAGGAACATCTCCAGGATGTACTGAACATACTATCATACCATTTAGTATTGCAATAAAGAGGATGTCTGAGATCTTGCTCTATAAAGCTAATGAATGTATATCCAAG TTAACACAAGCTCAAGATTCTGTGAATACAGAATTACAACGTTTGGAAGCTTCAACAGAGAGGTGTTTGAGTGCCGTAGATACTGAATTTGCTGAAATTATATCAAAAATTGAAAGGAGACGTTCAGAATTACAAGCAGCTGTTACTGCTGCTGCAAGAGATAAGAAACATGTGTTAGAGGAACAACATGCTCTGATAGAAgctgaaaaaaataaagtgcaACGAGAATGTGAAGGCTTACAATATCAG GTTGAAGTTCGAAATATTACACAAAGAATTGGTAGTTTATCTGACCAACTCGATGCGGCATCAGCACTTAGTGAACCTAAAGAAAATGCTTTTATAACTTTTGAATTTAATCACAATAATGCTCTTTCTCAATTAGAGGAAGCTCTTAATAACTTGGGAAGAGTACGTTCTAGTACAACATTGCCAG gcTTATGCAGAGCCCGGTTAAAAGACCCCGCCATAGCGAAATTACAAGCAGCTGTAATAGTAGAAACTATTGACTATCATGGACATCCTAGAAATGTTGGAGGAGATCTTATTGCTGCAGAATTAACCTTAGCAGATAGTATCCATTCAGAAAACCAAAGTTCCAATATTGATACTGAAATTATAGATTTAGAAAATGGTACATACGAAGTATTGTTCCGACCCCCATCTGCAAGCCGCTATATCTTAAAGTTGTCAGTTTTCGAGCGACCTATTAAAGATTATCCTTTATTTTTTGATGCAACTGAACATAATGAACCTATTAAAATATATGGAAGACGAGGAATTGGGAAAGACGAATTTCATCAACCAGTTGCAGTTGCTGTTGATGATGATGGcatgatatatattttagaCACTGGGAATTCACGTATAAAG GTACTCAATTGTGATTTGGAGTTTCAAAGGCATATAACTAACGAAGGTCTTGAAGGACGTAGTTGTACAGGAATTGGTATTTCTCAACAAGGTATTGTTGTTGTCAATTGGAGAACGAGAAAAGTAACTGAAATGAGTTCTCTAGGAGACACTATTAAATCTTTTTCCCATAATGCATTTCAA GAACCCATTGATGTTGCAGTAGATAGAAGTTATGGTCATATACTTGTTGCAGATAATGGTCAAAGTTGTGTTTTTGTATTTGATTCTGATGGCAAAATTCTCTTTCAG gTTGGAAAAAGAAGTACATTCAAATTGATTACTTCTGTAACTGTTGGACCTAACGGTGAAATTGTAGTTGCTGATAGTCGTATACAAGTATTTTCCGCTAAAGGAGACTTTTCTGAGGAAATTTATTCAGAAGGCAAAG GAAGAGGTACTTATGGAGGCCTTGCTGTTGATGCAGAAGGCAGAATACTTGGAACTCGCACCGATAAAGGTCGCAGTATAATTCAAGTTTTAAAGTTAGGAGGAGGTAATATTTTAACTGAAATTGATTCGCATAGTTCAAAACTACGACGTCCTTCAGGTATTGCGGTACTACCTGACAATCACTTAGTAGTTGTAGACTTGGGAAATGAttgtataaagaaatatagaTACTGGTAA
- the LOC126872222 gene encoding chymotrypsin-2-like isoform X2 yields MFLFLYIFAIIAILEASGASINEVPKIVGGSVAEDGQYPYQASLRYKNRHFCGGSVLNERWVLTAAHCLSSFNDTSIAVVLGSNTLDKGGDVYQSEKIISHPKYSSILIRNDIGLIKVDKDIVFGDKVKPIALPNENFGKIDYPAVLSGWGTTSGDSGGPLVADNEQIGVVSWGIPCARGRPDVFTRVYSYIDWIKDHIENKN; encoded by the exons AtgtttttgtttctttatatCTTCGCCATTATAGCAATACTTGAAGCATCAg GCGCAAGTATAAATGAAGTTCCAAAAATCGTCGGCGGTTCTGTAGCAGAGGACGGACAATATCCGTATCAAGCCTCATTACGTTACAAAAATCGTCATTTTTGCGGAGGATCTGTACTGAACGAGAGATGGGTACTAACAGCTGCTCATTGTTTATCAAG TTTCAACGATACGTCCATAGCTGTCGTGTTAGGTTCCAATACTTTAGACAAAGGTGGCGACGTATATCAAtctgaaaaaataattagcCATCCAAAATACAGTTCTATATTGATTAGAAATGATATCGGACTGATCAAAGTGGACAAGGACATCGTTTTCGGAGACAAAGTGAAGCCCATCGCGTTACCTAATGAAAACTTCGGCAAAATAGATTATCCCGCTGTATTATCTGGTTGGGGAACTACTAGC GGTGATTCCGGTGGCCCCTTAGTTGCCGACAATGAACAAATTGGAGTTGTATCCTGGGGAATACCATGTGCAAGAGGTCGACCGGATGTCTTCACCCGTGTCTACAGTTATATTGATTGGATCAAAGATCacatagaaaataagaattag
- the LOC126872196 gene encoding tripartite motif-containing protein 2-like isoform X3 produces the protein MSCCPFMTRLGERMVSMSSMLVETVSINYEDFNESFLTCGTCLCVYDGGEHTPKLLPCSHTVCLHCLTRIAASQTRETGAFRCPICRELITIPRGGVAALPPSFLVNQLLDLMSRQRREVIPKCSVHINQELLFCETCDTVFCTVCTGGNHAGTSPGCTEHTIIPFSIAIKRMSEILLYKANECISKLTQAQDSVNTELQRLEASTERCLSAVDTEFAEIISKIERRRSELQAAVTAAARDKKHVLEEQHALIEAEKNKVQRECEGLQYQVEVRNITQRIGSLSDQLDAASALSEPKENAFITFEFNHNNALSQLEEALNNLGRVRSSTTLPGLCRARLKDPAIAKLQAAVIVETIDYHGHPRNVGGDLIAAELTLADSIHSENQSSNIDTEIIDLENGTYEVLFRPPSASRYILKLSVFERPIKDYPLFFDATEHNEPIKIYGRRGIGKDEFHQPVAVAVDDDGMIYILDTGNSRIKVLNCDLEFQRHITNEGLEGRSCTGIGISQQGIVVVNWRTRKVTEMSSLGDTIKSFSHNAFQEPIDVAVDRSYGHILVADNGQSCVFVFDSDGKILFQVGKRSTFKLITSVTVGPNGEIVVADSRIQVFSAKGDFSEEIYSEGKGRGTYGGLAVDAEGRILGTRTDKGRSIIQVLKLGGGNILTEIDSHSSKLRRPSGIAVLPDNHLVVVDLGNDCIKKYRYW, from the exons ATGAGCTGCTGTCCATTCAT gACACGGCTAGGGGAGAGGATGGTTAGTATGAGCTCTATGCTCGTGGAAACAGTTAGTATAAACTATGAAGATTTTAATGAAAGTTTTTTAACATGCGGCACATGTCTTTGTGTTTATGATGGTGGAGAACATACTCCCAAATTATTACCATGTTCACACACG GTATGTTTACATTGCTTAACAAGAATTGCTGCGTCTCAGACTCGCGAGACCGGTGCCTTTCGATGTCCTATTTGCAGAGAATTAATAACAATTCCTCGTGGTGGAGTAGCTGCTTTACCACCTAGTTTCCTAGTGAATCAATTACTTGATCTCATGTCCAGACAAAGACGGGAG GTTATTCCAAAATGTTCAGTCCACATAAATCAAGAATTGTTATTTTGTGAAACATGTGATACAGTGTTCTGTACAGTATGTACAGGTGGTAATCATGCAGGAACATCTCCAGGATGTACTGAACATACTATCATACCATTTAGTATTGCAATAAAGAGGATGTCTGAGATCTTGCTCTATAAAGCTAATGAATGTATATCCAAG TTAACACAAGCTCAAGATTCTGTGAATACAGAATTACAACGTTTGGAAGCTTCAACAGAGAGGTGTTTGAGTGCCGTAGATACTGAATTTGCTGAAATTATATCAAAAATTGAAAGGAGACGTTCAGAATTACAAGCAGCTGTTACTGCTGCTGCAAGAGATAAGAAACATGTGTTAGAGGAACAACATGCTCTGATAGAAgctgaaaaaaataaagtgcaACGAGAATGTGAAGGCTTACAATATCAG GTTGAAGTTCGAAATATTACACAAAGAATTGGTAGTTTATCTGACCAACTCGATGCGGCATCAGCACTTAGTGAACCTAAAGAAAATGCTTTTATAACTTTTGAATTTAATCACAATAATGCTCTTTCTCAATTAGAGGAAGCTCTTAATAACTTGGGAAGAGTACGTTCTAGTACAACATTGCCAG gcTTATGCAGAGCCCGGTTAAAAGACCCCGCCATAGCGAAATTACAAGCAGCTGTAATAGTAGAAACTATTGACTATCATGGACATCCTAGAAATGTTGGAGGAGATCTTATTGCTGCAGAATTAACCTTAGCAGATAGTATCCATTCAGAAAACCAAAGTTCCAATATTGATACTGAAATTATAGATTTAGAAAATGGTACATACGAAGTATTGTTCCGACCCCCATCTGCAAGCCGCTATATCTTAAAGTTGTCAGTTTTCGAGCGACCTATTAAAGATTATCCTTTATTTTTTGATGCAACTGAACATAATGAACCTATTAAAATATATGGAAGACGAGGAATTGGGAAAGACGAATTTCATCAACCAGTTGCAGTTGCTGTTGATGATGATGGcatgatatatattttagaCACTGGGAATTCACGTATAAAG GTACTCAATTGTGATTTGGAGTTTCAAAGGCATATAACTAACGAAGGTCTTGAAGGACGTAGTTGTACAGGAATTGGTATTTCTCAACAAGGTATTGTTGTTGTCAATTGGAGAACGAGAAAAGTAACTGAAATGAGTTCTCTAGGAGACACTATTAAATCTTTTTCCCATAATGCATTTCAA GAACCCATTGATGTTGCAGTAGATAGAAGTTATGGTCATATACTTGTTGCAGATAATGGTCAAAGTTGTGTTTTTGTATTTGATTCTGATGGCAAAATTCTCTTTCAG gTTGGAAAAAGAAGTACATTCAAATTGATTACTTCTGTAACTGTTGGACCTAACGGTGAAATTGTAGTTGCTGATAGTCGTATACAAGTATTTTCCGCTAAAGGAGACTTTTCTGAGGAAATTTATTCAGAAGGCAAAG GAAGAGGTACTTATGGAGGCCTTGCTGTTGATGCAGAAGGCAGAATACTTGGAACTCGCACCGATAAAGGTCGCAGTATAATTCAAGTTTTAAAGTTAGGAGGAGGTAATATTTTAACTGAAATTGATTCGCATAGTTCAAAACTACGACGTCCTTCAGGTATTGCGGTACTACCTGACAATCACTTAGTAGTTGTAGACTTGGGAAATGAttgtataaagaaatatagaTACTGGTAA